TCGGGCGAGGTCGCCTTATCCGTCCGGACGCCGTACATCTCGCCCGAGCCGATGGGCCAGCACCAGATGTTGACCTGGTATTTGCCTTCGCCGCGGAGGTACACGCCGGAGTCCGCGTCGGGCAGCGGCAGCTTGTACTCCTTGCCGTCGATGTCCTTGGCGTGGGTGCCGTCGGGGAGGATGTAGGGGACGTTCTTGTTGATGAACGGGGCCTCTTTCAGCCGCCAGTCCAGCTTCAGGACGAAGTCGGTGTACTCGCCGTCGGACCAGAGGTTCTTGTCGGTCTTGGCCTCGCTGAGGGCGTCGTAATCAATCGCGCCGTCGACGATCTTCCAGTGGCCGCCGTCCCCCTCGGGGAGCTTCCAACCAGTGAAATCCTTGCCGTTGAACAGTGAGACGAAGCCGTCGGCATCGGCCGTCCCCTGCGCCCAAGCGACTGGAAAGGCGGCGAGGGCCAGGCCGGCGACGAGTGAGAATCGCGTCTTCGACATTCACGGGCTCCTTGATGCGTCCGCAAAGGAATCAAGGCCCCCATCGTGTCGCGTCGGTCGACCAGTCGCAAGCCTCCGGCATTACGGCCATCGCACTAAATGTGGGGGGCTGGATAGTCTGGGAGCCCTTGAAGCTTCGCAAATTTACCCTGTTCGCCTACCTTTAGTGCGTGGCCACTGGCGTGCCGCTCGTGGCCACTGGCGTGCCGCTTAGTGCGTGGCCACTGGCGTGCCGCGCCTGCCTTGAGTGCGTGTCGGCTGACTGACTCCCGGGCGTCGCTCGTGCGATGTCTCAAGAATCCCCTCGCGTCAGGGGATGATGCCGGACGCCTTCGGGGCGATCGTGAAGGAAGAGTCGCCGCCGAGCGCGACGCCGTCCTGGCTGGTCAGGCCCCCGGCGGCCGAGTTCAAAAGGACGAGGCCGCCCTGGGCGTACCGTGCCCGGGTCGACCGGGTCGTGATCGTCACGCTCGATCCGTCCGGATCGGCGGCGACGGAAAGGATCGGCACGGGCCTGTACGCCGTGACCGTTCGGCCCCTCACGGACCTCTGGACGGCGTAGGAAATCCGGTAATTCCTGGGCGCCGCCAGCGACGAGGGGTCCATGGCGGTATTGAACGTGAACGTGAAGCCGACGAGCGGGGCCCCGGCCGGCCTCCCCAGCCGGTCTTGCCTCCTCGCAATGGCCGTGATCGCCTCGGTCGTTACGGCGGGCGTCATCGCCCCGCCGGGCTTAGGCGTGAGCACGCTGGAGGCGATCTCCAGCAGGTGCTTCACCGTGTTCATCGCCGGGTTCGCGGCCGCGTCCGTGGCGTAGCGCGACAAGATCGGCCCGACGTACGTATCCTCCAGGTGAGCGGCCGTCGAGGCGTCGTAGCCCCACCACTGTATGTTCAGACCGAGGTACCGGACCGCCAGATCCTGGAGCACGTAGACGACCGTCCGGCTGTTGTTGAACGCCCCCGCGCCGATGGCGCCGGTGTTGACCAGTGGGAACTCGACCGAGGCGTGCGCCTTGGCAAGGGAGAACCCGGCCACGAAGGAGTTGAAGAGGTCCTCGACGACGGGCAGGCTCGTCTGGTCCTTCGTGCTGTCCAGCTTCGGGGCCGCGATGGCGACCACGTTGAACTTCTGTGGGACGGCGAGGATGGTCGAGTTCTTGTCGAGGACGTCCTTCGAGGCGTCCTGGAACTTACCGATCGCGGCCGTGTTGATGCTCATCACCCGCTCGACGTTGGTGAAGAGCCACGGCTGCGGACTCCCCTGCAAGAGCCCCGCGGCGCTCTTCGACTGGGCGTCGTTCGAAATTCGCGTGTCGACGCTCTTGGTCGCCGCGGCGTTGGCGAGCTCGGGCGTCTCCAGGAACATAACCTCTTCCTGCACGAACCCGGACGAGAAGACCCCGCCGCCCAGGTACTGATTGGCGAAGTCGACCCAGAAGGCGTTGGCCTGGCCGGGATTCTTGTCCTTGTAATCGTAGAAATCCGACGTCGCCGAGATCCGCGGCGGGTGATTGACGAACGGCTTGGAGAAGTACGCCGGCGTGCCGCCGGCCCCATCCTTTAGAACGAATCCGTTCGTAACCGGATCGAGCTTGTAGGCCATCATGGACGAAACAAAGCCCGCGGGAAGGTGGCTGTACGCCTTCTGAAGCAGGAACGCCTTCTTCAGGCCGTCGGACGTGGTAGGAGCCGTGTTGAGCTTGGCGATCTCGGCCTGGAGGGGCTTGGGGAAGTCGAACGTCGACAAAAGTTGCCTCGGCTCCAGGTCCTCGGGCGCGATCCGGATGCGATTCGCTCGCCGCCCCCCGCGCTCGTCGCGAGGAGGATTCTGATGTAGGTTCATGGTCATGGTGTCGCCTTCGACGGGCGGCCAGGGTCGCCGACCAATACGATGTTCATCCGCCGGATCGTCCGATCCGACGGCCGGGCCGAGACC
The nucleotide sequence above comes from Paludisphaera rhizosphaerae. Encoded proteins:
- a CDS encoding 3-keto-disaccharide hydrolase yields the protein MSKTRFSLVAGLALAAFPVAWAQGTADADGFVSLFNGKDFTGWKLPEGDGGHWKIVDGAIDYDALSEAKTDKNLWSDGEYTDFVLKLDWRLKEAPFINKNVPYILPDGTHAKDIDGKEYKLPLPDADSGVYLRGEGKYQVNIWCWPIGSGEMYGVRTDKATSPEVRAAVTPKHQADKPVGEWNHFEITVKGKTVRTVLNGVVVIEGATIPELPDKGRIAFQHHGGKNKAGEWSGPPSLVQFKNISIKELK